A region from the Lolium perenne isolate Kyuss_39 chromosome 4, Kyuss_2.0, whole genome shotgun sequence genome encodes:
- the LOC127294705 gene encoding probable calcium-binding protein CML25/26 produces the protein MLVMEASSVFAAFDKDGDGKVSASELWCGLESTLGEDVSEEDAAAILATADADGDGLLNQEEFSRLAAGAHENDDDVAKRRCLMETFGMYAASSSTEDHMATTMITPASLRRTLSRLGSHDLGVEECRAMICRFDLDGDGALSFDEFRVMMMV, from the coding sequence ATGCTGGTAATGGAGGCATCGTCGGTGTTCGCCGCCTTCGACAAGGACGGGGACGGCAAAGTGTCAGCCTCCGAGCTGTGGTGCGGCCTGGAGTCGACCCTGGGCGAGGACGTGTCGGAGGAGGATGCGGCGGCGATCCTCGCTACAGCGGACGCCGACGGCGACGGGCTGCTGAACCAAGAAGAGTTCTCGAGGCTAGCCGCCGGCGCCCACGAGAACGATGACGACGTTGCCAAACGAAGGTGCTTGATGGAGACGTTCGGGATGTACGCAGCGTCCTCGTCCACGGAAGATCACATGGCGACGACAATGATCACGCCGGCGAGCCTGAGGCGGACGCTGAGCAGGCTGGGGTCGCACGATCTGGGCGTGGAGGAGTGCAGGGCCATGATCTGCAGGTTCGATCTCGACGGCGACGGCGCCCTCTCATTCGACGAGTTCAGGGTCATGATGATGGTATAA
- the LOC139838776 gene encoding putative calcium-binding protein CML19, with amino-acid sequence MAATLGEDVSEEEAEAILTAADTDCDGLLSQEEFSRLAAGAHKDDDDVIIRQRCLKEAFGMYACSTKKDTATTTITPASLRRTLSRLGSHELGVEDCRAMICRFDLDGDGVLSFDEFRVMMMA; translated from the coding sequence ATGGCTGCTACCCTGGGAGAGGACGTGTCAGAGGAGGAAGCAGAGGCAATCCTAACGGCGGCGGACACCGACTGCGACGGGCTGCTGAGCCAAGAAGAGTTCTCGAGGCTAGCCGCCGGCGCCCATAAAGATGACGACGACGTCATCATCAGACAAAGGTGCCTAAAGGAGGCGTTCGGTATGTATGCATGCTCGACGAAAAAAgacacggcgacgacgacgatcaCGCCGGCGAGCCTGAGGCGGACGTTGAGCAGACTGGGGTCGCACGAGCTGGGTGTGGAGGACTGCAGGGCCATGATCTGCAGGTTCGACCTCGACGGCGACGGCGTACTCTCATTCGACGAGTTCAGGGTCATGATGATGGCCTGA